A stretch of Peteryoungia algae DNA encodes these proteins:
- a CDS encoding TetR/AcrR family transcriptional regulator has product MMGETKPKTRTKTALTGATRKGVETRNRIIKGAREALEQGGMEALTTRRIAASAGVKLATLHYYFDSKESLLLAVLEDLIADMEVTYRQDVALPEAPEDRVEALIRASWRYIQRTRNKQISQTELTLYALRTKGSEWLAARQYNAYIDFYGHLVFVDDRDEDLRRIGRAVARQMLIGIDGIILQSYALQDLSASNDDIEALITAMRGYLRRLLVERDKAR; this is encoded by the coding sequence ATGATGGGCGAAACAAAACCGAAAACACGGACAAAAACTGCCTTAACCGGCGCCACGCGCAAGGGCGTCGAAACGCGCAACAGGATCATCAAGGGTGCGCGCGAGGCTCTGGAACAGGGTGGAATGGAAGCGCTCACCACACGCCGCATCGCCGCCTCGGCCGGGGTGAAGCTCGCAACGCTCCACTACTACTTCGACAGCAAGGAAAGCCTCTTGCTCGCTGTGCTCGAAGATCTGATCGCGGACATGGAGGTCACCTATCGCCAGGACGTCGCACTGCCCGAAGCGCCCGAGGACCGCGTTGAGGCTCTGATCCGCGCCAGCTGGCGCTATATCCAGCGCACCCGCAACAAGCAGATCTCCCAGACGGAACTGACCCTCTACGCGCTGCGCACCAAGGGCTCGGAATGGCTCGCAGCCCGCCAGTACAACGCCTATATCGACTTCTACGGGCACCTCGTCTTCGTCGATGACCGGGATGAGGACCTGCGCCGGATCGGCAGAGCCGTCGCCCGCCAGATGCTGATCGGCATCGACGGCATCATTCTGCAAAGTTACGCATTGCAGGACCTCTCTGCCTCGAACGATGACATCGAGGCCCTGATCACGGCGATGCGCGGCTACCTCCGCCGTCTGTTGGTCGAACGCGACAAGGCGCGCTAG